Genomic window (Culex pipiens pallens isolate TS chromosome 3, TS_CPP_V2, whole genome shotgun sequence):
ttcaaaaatcatggttttcattaattgaacttttgaatatcattatgtacaagttggttaagagttcaatttgttgggtggtgacgcgcggtcaattgtgtggcattgtgtgtgaaaagaaaagaattttgcttcgtgtttcatcctgattggcttgctcaagtccttcctacatcatcgttgatcgggaggcacgacgtcgtgtgaattgttgcattaaaattgGTTTAAGTGTTACTGCAAATCACTGTAAAAACgtccttttgttgaactgcaggcttcttgggagggcgccggtattgactaataaagtcggggtcttcaggggttaaacagtgaacggatggttggctcccactgatcatttttgattcattgtttaacttcagctgatctgtcaataacggagtagcagctcattggcagtcaaccatgctcatgctcatgctcatgctcattatgtacaagttggttaagttatgcaacaattcgtgataaaatcagcgtcttaaaacatttttctaaaaactcctgtttttcagcgaaataaaatccaaaattattcttttgattgcattttgtaggtttttagatgtactaaacggaaatgtcatggattAACAGTTTATCtcaagttaagtattttttcaaactagcgtaagtttaccattttattgcgttgcaacgtcacgaaaaagggacagttgtttatgtcaacagaaaactaaacatttcaatgctctttgtacttggaaagagctttcaattgcaacctagagcgactaaattggttgtctagatccaaagttacaacaggtttaagtttgcgttgcaacgtcactgtagaacataccaacatgctaggaagtgaccctttaaagatacagatacttttagatggtggctggccccttcaaaagccaccatctaaaagtatctgtatctttaaagggtcacttcctagcatgttggtatgttctacaaagttgttccccagttcaaaacctatctcctactataagaatcaagtcatttcatcgatttataaaaaaaaaatcctaatacaatgtaaaaaaatatagtttcccatggaaaataaatcaaaatcccatataaatttcaaattaaaactggagctcctagtccttaccaaatgggctcaaattttcaggagtgcttctggggacataaaagaacgaaattccggttgatgcaagacaaaataacaacttttgtctttttcatagaaacgtgaaccacgctagtcacgaaattttaaatcatattggtcacatggcaaaaaaggtgtatgcgtagttgaTTGTTGGAGATCAAAggataataaatattatatatgttttatataatgtttccgagtctatttacagaaaaattgcacatgggtcattcacaaattccgtcactTAGGTTTGTAGCAACTCGAAAAAAGtatgtattttataaaacttgttgagtaaatcaaaatagaccgatgttcacaatggggaaaaattctaaaactttcaaaaaaataattactggatagcccctttatgataaactgatttatGTGAGGGTGCATTCTAATACAacccaacgattttttttatcgcacACCCTTATGTAGGCCAAATTACGGTGAAATTCACCAaacaataataatcacgtgattcgattgttcttttacaaacttttgtcactttgttgttggacgaaccctttcctaaataagttgtatgcaaagtttagttgttcgcaattaaaaatgttatgttgcgcaggtaaacagttttattatttcctcaaatttaatttaaaaagcacaaaagtcaacaaaataagtaacgttgtttgcagatcaccccttaggggccatcaacaaacgatatgggcactttagTTATAAATTTCTGCCCTCCTGCAAACTTGAAGCTCCATacctcccttctaaaacttccacgtgttttgtaaatttcccgaaacgattaaaatattaagggagcgttcttgcattacgtaacaaaacatttatattttgagACCCCCTCCACTCCCTGGtaatacatttccgatacatttttttgtataaatcctcgaaccgcgcccccctcccccttgatattacggcgttacgtaatgcatggacgcCCCATAACATGGATAGAGGAGGTGGgagtgagggggggggggggctgcccttcgtgataatggaataatacaattatttttttttttactttgaaaatgcTTGGAAAACTGCGTATATCGTACTGCTACTGTGAAAGCggtatagggggagggggggcggTCTAACCTGGGGCggccaatcaattcacatgtccttgtactgtctgTTAATGTCtaataataaaatcataacctacagttgctcaaactaacaaaactatgatttattttgaaactaacatttcgtgacgttgcaacgcaacgaaaaaccctgttttcaaaaacagagcgttgcaacgtcacgaaatgtaagcggtcttcaaaaatcgaggtttaattttttcgaaaaactaatgattgcattcgatttgttggcaaattttacactaaaaatggaagaagaactccaaatttgccgtttaacagagcagagttaatggcgaaacatgaattgggtcaggattgagaaaaagtcacgcgttgcaacgtcacgctacatattcccctctcaaaaatagaatattcgcttaaaataatgtttcaacattgtttcttataggaaatttaatgtactttccgaatctgtaataacatatgtattttttttttttttgttacagccaaaatactgaaaaaagaaaagtcaaagcgttgcaacgtcacggcagAATGTGtcatgtattttttgaaatttcaataactttttcatgttttcaaaacgacaaaaacttttttaaatttttcattcagaacgaacaacgatttgatttaattcaatatttaagttttccgataacttaaaatcaagctttatctatatatctatctatatatttttcaaagtttatgtcgccccctttttaaaatcggttcgaaaaatcagggggcaaaacaaatatgttttcaaaaaaatctaaattttgaaggaaatagaagtctaaccaactgaaactgaactgaaccagagtcgagggagattttttgcggattttggcgaattcccgacttttttcctatttcccgacttgagtggtcaccctgtcaGAAATCTCAAGTTTGTTGACGGTTGGACCACTGCTCTTTCTATGGCACAGATTtcaaaggttttatttttaaagggcTGTTTCTCGACAATGGTTTGGTTTAGTTTAGTTTGAGATATGCATTAAGTTACCGTGTTagatataaaaatttcaactaGTCAACGTCTGGAAAATACACAAAGATCAATTCCACATTCAATTCCAAAGTGGCAAAAATGtaacgttttgaaaaatgtatttttattgtCGCAACTATAATCTCTTTACATTAATGCTGCATGAAACAAAGGTAGAGGTGAGTTAAGAACTTTTGGTTTGGCACAAACAAGATTTAACTgcatttgctttaaaaaaaacaataaccaAAACCACAACTCCTCATTTTCACAGTGTTTCGTCTACTTGGCACATCACGAATCATTCTCCTGCAGAGTTTACAGCTTCGTTACCGTTGGCCGATATCCGCGCTCGTCGGCGGTGTAGTCCACGCGGTACCGCTGTCCAGTGGGATCGGTAAACTCGTACGAGCCCGTCACGGAAATGGCCGGAGCTTCGGCACCCTCAACCGGCTTCAACACGCCAGCTTCCTCGCGCTTCTGGCCGTCGGATTGCTCGTAcctaaaaaaaagaagaatcacacagtaaaaaaacccTGTTCGATAAATGTACCAAATTCATTTGAGTTATTACGCAAAGTTGTAGCTTCCATCGACGCCGTTCTCGTTAGTAAACTGAACAAGCTGTACATCGTCCTGGGCTACGGTAAGCTGGCACGTTGACAGCAGCACGACAGCAAAAACAACctggcaaaatagaaattaccaTTAAACaagttttacagaaaaaaaaatacacagtaaaaaaaggttgaatttCGGATGGTTGAAATTTgtttggttgaatataaccttATTTTGAATACTCTTACCAAAAACAATGTGTGAAAATGTCTTggaaaatgttaaattaaacagAAACTAAGGAAAATTTCACTTGATCATCAGGATCaggataaaattataatttttggcaccatttttttttgtgtgtctaAAAAATATAAGGATCAAATATGGTAAAACGAATTTCTGTACATACGTGCATTAAATTTAAGAGTATTATTGCTTTTTGATGAATAAACATGATATATCCTTCAACAAACATGAATCAGGAACAAAGATACAAAACATgattcaaaatcgaaaatgtactacaaattactgttgcatgcttcaaaagtcatgagtataaagaaaatatattttttaaatgtttaactgttgaaaatgcattcaaaagtaGCTGTTAAATTCGTgagaatgttgaaaacaccttcacaaacattttttttaagttgaaacaaaaataaaaaaataattaagcaaaaaatcaaacagaatcCTCCATCACaagctatttgaacaaaaatcaagatacttgtaaaacgtttttaaaacaGATAAGACTTCTATAACATTGCTGATTACTTGATCATTTCATactcatgaaaagtatttcCCCTGAAACTCAACACAGTAATTTGTGATTCATTGATGttggttaaggaaatatgatatttattcataaaaatctatttGATTACCCTTAACAATTTCAAACCTaggttgtatcagctaaatccaagctaaatcagagcagacggcacaaaaattatgtaataatctattaattCTTGTAAACATATATTTAATACGATTTTCTGCTttcaatttctgaataaatcccgcaTATTCAAATACTCGGTtaatacttaatttttaaaatgtttagcgatttgaAACCTTTTAAatagttgtttcttgtcttattttgcacattttgatgagtaaatgacacataaaacGCATTATTTGACAAGTTACCTGAACTGTTATTAAaatgtttccaataaatgatgaagggatttaaaacaaaaaacttaaaataaaaatacctcAGAAATTTATCGATCAAACATTTTGCtcttaaaagcattggaaagctgagaaaatttcctttaagacacatttgaaagtagcgatgactattttttccccttaaggttgcccagagaACACGCCGTGGAATCATAAtcaattctttacgaaatcggccgatttagaccatttttttgtattttttgatctgGCTCAAATTTTGTAAGGACCTTTCCTAtaaccaaagaagcaattttaagtcattggttcaaccatacaagtctccatacaattttggcagttgcCCATACAatttacgtaaatattcaaacagctgtaacttttgagtgaattttcttttcaatttggttttttctgcaaagttgtaggtattattgaggactattgagaaaaaaaggtaaatggaaaaaagtgccgaattttttattacctttttttaacaaaaacaaaaactcaatttcccaaaactggtatttttttattttcgtgattttttgatatgttttaagggaccaaaacccgcaacttttgagctatagagaaatatggtcaaaaaatctgccgacgagttttttttttaaatagtgatttttgtaaaaaaaatcgaaatttcatacaaaaaaagcaatatttgcagtttttcgattttaaaaatagtgaccatgagtgaccatttctaaaaagattattttcaaaaagttcacaaaatttGCTACAAAATTGTCTAGAAGACATTGAAGAATAGACCtcaggttgctgagatacagcgtaTTTAAGAAAAGCAGCGCGTGGAAAACCCcagattttatttcaaaaaatcatttgtcggaatcctgttaatgaacctcacccattttttgatatgttacgtaaaattgtccgagaagtccgttaaaaatatgttcagacataggctctatGGTTCAGACACAGTCGAAACGGCATATAAGGATTTCATATGACTTTTTATATATTTAGCTAGATTTGTCGGTCCTCAAACAATTTTTCCTTTAAAGCCCGATACCTTTCCGATGTCTTTTCattgcattgctaataactcatcaggatcaactcggatcttcttgcactctaagacaaagttgtagggaattaaatttcctataagaatcTCACGCTCACATTTCTGCGCTTTCCCCATAGAACGATAAAAAGTAACCCCTACACCTtaaccaatttggctcaaaattggcacagatattattttgcctaaagaatcgagccagagggtatctcttgagattttccgaaattttgaatttttaaaatgctacttttttgtttgctttacaTCCTTGTTGAATTCCGGTGTAACTTAACACTGATAACTAGCCTTCTTTTATATACTCAATTTAGACCCATCAATGTTTTCAATCAGAACGTATCTTAACAATCTCACATAATTTTGAATGGTGCATAACAGATATCATCACTATGTTTGCATCAGAAGCACACCTTAGCCATTTATCAACCGGTCACTGCCACAAgttaagattttgttttttattatttattattattttttttttcaagataaacCAACATTGCACACGAGCTAGCACTCCTCCACTCACCAGGAATTTCATGATTCCAAAACTAAGTATAGAATCCACTCGACCACTTGATTATCGCTTAGTAGCTCTCGCAAGTACAACCGACTATACCCAACTGCTGGGTGTTTGTTTTTGGGCCTCACTAAACACCACTTTGCTTGCTTGCTAAACTGCGCTGAGCACGACTCGTCTTCGTCGCCTCTGAACTTATGACCGCGGTAGAATAATAAACGGATTTGCGACTTTGCGACGAGCTTTTATACACATATATGGGGAGGGTAGTTATGTGGCACCTTAGAGCACCTCTTAAAGCACACCCTTCCCAAAACCATCCATCTAACACCGGGCGCATCCACTCGCACACATGCAACACTGTGTTGGTGTCCGAGGGGGAGCCTCTCGGGAGAGCCTTTTTAATCGTAATgccgataaacaaaatttacatgTATTTGAAGAAATGCGACGACGACGGTGTTGCAAAAGCTCCTCCGCGATGGACACACTCAGTATGGGAGGTTCTAGCGAGAGAGCCTTTTTGGACGCACGACCCCCCATCACAAGGGGCACAAGGGGTCTTTCAGGGGTGATGGTGTCGATTCGAGAATAAAACATACAATTTGCATATCCATAAGCTTGTCACACTAGCACCGTGGTTCACCTCTTCGAGAGGACAGTGAGCACCTGAACGACGAAGTGTCCAAAAATGTTTGCAGATCAGACACAATATTTATTACGGGATTAATTAGATAATACGATCACAGTGACGAGGGTCAATTCATTAGGAATTACATGCGAATGCTTTCTAATTTTGGAGAGAAtatctaaaaatgtaaaaaagccTGTAGAAATAAGCGGATCAGTCGCTATATTTCTCAAATCGTAGCTTATATTGAGCAAAAACCGAATATTAAGCAAAAATGTGGCATTTTTTTCCCTATTATCTGAAAATATGCAAAACCCTTATACAAGCAGCAAGTCGCTCCAACCTTcgatcggatgaggaagtaaaatgtcggtcccagcCTTGGTTgctaggccgttaagtcattccaggtgtaggagtcttcTCCATGCcgtaagtacaaacaacacaccaaaccaagcggcggttggactcgcaattcacaggtcgtcagttcaaacactggggtggaaggttccttggagtagaaagaggtttgggttctctccccattcaagccttcggactcctaggttcgagcagaaacttgcaatagagaccacaaaagacccgggggtcgttaatgtgggtGGTTTGATTTATTGACAAGCAGCACGTGGTCATGCTTCTTGGGCACTTTTATTAGTTGTACCGTCACCagcggtgacattgggtctgggagtgagattgggtcatacaaaaatgcggAAATTTGTGTGACCTAATCTCCCCCCTCAGACCCAATGTGTAAACTTGAACTTGAAcggctgaattttcaaaaatcatttttacaaaatgttatttccaaatcagtaaaaaaaaaatgactcaagccttaaaagtattcaaaataaaagttcTCCTAAAAAtcctttcaaattaaaattggtATAAAACGACATTTTTCcagatgttatttttttaaatgttataacACTGTCCAACTGTGCCTTATTTACCTCTGTCCGCTCTGCGAACGCACTGGTTTTGCGATGTTAAATTATCAGAtgatttttcaatattcttCCACCACCCGAAATCCTTCCAAATTACCGTATTAATCCTCCCACGACATCTTTTCACACACTAAGGCGAAAGAAGGAACAGAAAAATAACCCCCCATAAAACTCCCTGTAATAAATTAGCCTACGATTTGGGTGCAACCAATCCGCGAGAATGTTCTCTCTCCCCCAAATCCCGCCAAATTTGCATGAACCTGACCGGTGGTGGATGTGGTGTGTGACACGATAGTCATCGGAATGAATGAGCACCtccaatttaaataacaataaTCACTCGAAACTTGATAAAATGCGCACCAGAGCTTTCCATTAATCGCGCGGCAAAGCAGCCAACAAGCTTCTACagtgcactgaaaaaaatgatatttttttctgcaagaAAAATTTGGGCAAATTTTAGAGTTTGACCAACGATTGCTTGCAGAGTAAATTATTTTCAGgtcaaaaaaagaattttaatcttttttcgtTGTCAGAgtgcaaataaaaaagtttgctCATCGAGTGGCCAAGGGGCTGCTGCCTCCACGAGGACGATCGTTGTCGTCATCCTCGTGGTCGGCGGCACATCTTAATCACTATCGACCCATCGAACTTTTCCTCTCCTGCACCTTTGGTTCCATCGTCTTCGTGCGATTTGAGCAAAGTATAAATGAATAGTGGATACACTTTGAACTGCAACTCACGTCGATGCGATCTGCGTAAGGTAGTTTAGCTAATTGTAACACATTTTTCTGTGTGTAATGTCTTACTAACAGTAAACTTGAGTAATCCAGCGGGTTTCATAAGCTTAAGTCAATATGAATTCTTCTATAATTGATACCATATACAATCACCTACTTCACTCTGTCAATATTTGCCGACACTTTTCATCATTCTTGGGCTCGATGTTTCTTGTTGACGAAGAAGTGTTAAAGTGTTGCGCAAAGTAGCAACTATACCCTCTACTGTAGCTGACCACTTAAGTCCAGTGTTTAAGCTTCTTGAACTCCCAGTGCTCACAGCATGAGCCCATGACATCTTCCATGTGGCGCAATAATTCACCGATCATACACTGTTTTTTTAACCGATTCACTCATCTtgttgacaaaattggtcaTTCTTGTGCCAAACCAGTACCGATTAAAAGCGAATTAGAGAGGAAGTCAATGCTGTTGACTCTTGACGAATTGCTATGGTCGATGGGTGATTCGGCAGGGTGGACATTAAACAGCTTCCAGCAAGCACAGTACGACCTCTTCCGTAGAAGGTCGTTGTCTTTCTTCTCAGCACGTCGTCGTTGTGCTATCTTGGGGCTTTTGATAAGAAGTTCAAACgctattttgaatttcatgataagtttaattcgaattcccggacgcttcgaaacccgtacacctcatcttgttttatcaattatttggatataagtagggtagagtggggagacttgatcccctttttttgtatcgcacataactctgtcaatttctcacaaaactataaactttttgcatgaattgaaagcttaaacattcatctatgtttggctaaaaatggtatttcatcagataaactcttcgaatcatgccaagcgttttaaaacaatattttaaaccggcattttcaaaatgttaggtgtaacttgatccccctttcaacattttgaagtaatcttatgcaaaatgtttcttattcatccaaacttttaattttctataagttacagcaatttcacataaaacctgtacgtttgtgttcaaaatataacaagtttagcatgtaaaatatttaaaaacttaaattattattttttagaccaaaattaagcatgtttacaaaagctggaaatttttgtttacaaaacttttgaaaaaaggttcaaactgcagtaagttatgtacaactatactaaaggaaactatgtatgaaaacccagcccaattaattaatcttgaagctgtttccagtgactgtaaaaatgcagggatcaagtctcccttaacgcacttttttaaacaattgattttaaaaatagtaagacgataaatttaacatcaaatgcgtaagggttttggagttgataagtttatcaaacaatccatatacaaaaaatatttttttttgaataattttttattgttttctatGCAtgcgtctgcctgtgtggatcaatcggaccgcgcactgaactcacaatccagaggtcgccggttcgaatcccagggcggacgcaaaaaattctaagtgtaaatataggtattcggtgccctctccccgtgccataccttcacacttaggagacccgggaggcggagtcttgtcgcaaaaagaacgatacacgcctgtggatccgttgacgaaaccgcaaggtttaagagggccacattataaggtgttacgtcgattccgttccgtttctatgcatatcaaaaaaagaaaaaatgatctcttggaagttttttgcagctcgttttagaaaaatgtgtgtaactcaatctaaacattattttatttttttctttgttttctacaatgagttttagataatttcgcacaactttctagaacaaagctaattgttttacccacatgctgacgagatacaggcttgggatcaagtgtccccggggatcaagtctccccactctcccctacgcattatgaatgtcaaaactgtgttatttgatgaattctaaaatcaactttcatttaaagtttgtttgaacgctgcagttaatgtcaaaacaattatataaaataacattaaaagttTACTacaaatgtgaaacatttcactgaaatatttcatatattTATGGTTATGATTTCTTTAAGTTCTAGCAAAttcttatataaaatatcgattgttttgatgtgaaCAGCTTATtcgagacctaaagaatgccattcacgaACATTTCAGTCCGAATTTGTGCGGTTTCAAACAAAATCCAGTGTCCGGAAtgcgaagcaaaagtgtccgtatttcgcttttatcagtgtccgggattcgaagcacaacaagtcatcttaattttaaaactctGATGaaaaatcctgatgatatttctacatttttcaaccTGTTACAAGATTTGATGATCAAATGATATGCTACTTAGTGTccagatttcgaatcatgacgttatatttTACCAataccatttccaaaaaaatcgttgattttttatatgactaGCAAATTTAAACAATCATAACATCATTAAAATCATCCTAGCATTGAGCCAAGACAGTACAATCACAGCGAGCAGATGATTTCCGGGCGGTTCGTCTCTTAGCGGCCATCAAAGAGACACCCTCAGCAGTGTCTTCAAGGCCCCTATTGGT
Coding sequences:
- the LOC120427576 gene encoding endocuticle structural glycoprotein SgAbd-5-like translates to MKFLVVFAVVLLSTCQLTVAQDDVQLVQFTNENGVDGSYNFAYEQSDGQKREEAGVLKPVEGAEAPAISVTGSYEFTDPTGQRYRVDYTADERGYRPTVTKL